From Solibaculum mannosilyticum:
GGCGGAGTTCTGTAATGCCTTTATCCGACATACCGGTTACAGGATCAATGCCGTTCCATGCTCCCAGGATTTTATACGTCCCACCCTCTTCCGTAGTTTGATCCCACAAAAAGGCAAACCGCAGATTGGTCGGCTTCCCATTTAACACTATGGGAGCGGTGAAAATAGTGTATTCTTCGTTGTCCTCCACCATGGTGGCGTATAGTTTGCATCCATTTAAGGTGACCCACACCCCTCGGAAATTGCTGTGTATGGTAAGATTTTTTTCCCCTACCATGTCGTTGTCCTCTCCCAGCAAGGTGGCTGTCAACATCGTACTTCCGTCCTTTTGCTCCACCTCATACTCCATCAGTCCATAGGACACCGACAAAATATAGTTCTGCGACGATGATGCCAACTGGATTTGAAATGAACCGTCCTCCCGGATACTCCCGCGGTCTGTGAACTGGATGGGATCTTCTGGAATATCGGTATACGCCTGTTCCAAATAGCGGCGGTAGTCCTCGGAAGGGCAGACTTCCTCACAGTACCGTTTTCGCTGATCTTCATCCGGATAGGACGGATAGTAGAACGAAAGCCCTTGGGATCTGTCCTTCTGTGCCCCAGTAACTTGGTACACTACCGCCTTATCCAGCGCTTCCAGAACCGACTGGGCTGTGCTGAGATTTCCTGCGTTATCGGCAAAATGCCCCAGATCGATGAGGTTGCTATACCCCTCACCTCCAGATGTTCCTCCGAACTTCTGGGCATTGTAGGCACTGCGGGCTATGGCTTGGATTCCCATAGGTTCTATGCTGTCTTGATACATCTCGCCAGCCATTTCGTCAAAAGCAGTCTGTAATTCGTCCATCGACTCCAAATCAATGACCGACAAGGTAGCGGTATCCTCTTGTCCCTTCTCCCGGCACTTTTCATAGTAACCATCGCATATTGCTTTCCCAATTTCTCGTCCAGAAGAGGATTGGTCTGCCATTGCGGCAAGCAGAACATCATAGTCCCATCCTCCGGATGGTTCAATTTCCTCCGATGCCACCATAAATCTGGCGTAGGGTGACAGCATATGAGCCGTCTCATAATTGGCCATGAGACAGGCATCCAAACCGAAAAACTCAAATTTATCGGTCATGGTCTGGGACACGTCCTCCAGTGCCAGTTCTATTTCGGCAAGGGTCAAGGAATCAAAATCAAAGTTTTGGTCATTTGCCACACCGTCAATGCTGCCGCTTCCGTGATCCCACAGGATAACACACATCTTTTCCGCCGGATAATGTTCCACCCCATATTGCAGAAAATCCCGCAGCGTACCGCCATCACCCATACTGGCTTGGGGCAGCGTCTCCAGAAGGGTCAGCCGCCCATCCTCAACCAAATAGCGGTTTAAACAGTCCGATGGGATATCATGGGACCTCCACTTCTCAGCTCCTCCGGTTTGTACTACCACTTGAACGTTCTCTGGAAGATCGGCTTTCAAAATCTCATCCAAGTTTTTGCCGGCAGCCCCTTGCTTCGTCTCCAGATCCGATCCGCATAGGTAGAGAAAAAGACTATAAGTCCCTTTGTCCCCCATTGGGACGGCGTTGACCAGCTGGGCCTCTTCTTGCTTCTGTCTTATACATCCTCCGAGAACCACCCCTACCAGTGCAATCGCTATCCCCAACGCAAGAAACCTTTTGATCAATGCACAGGATCCCCCTATCATTCGTACCGGAATGAGTACACTGGGTACTCTTTGACCTTGGACTTAAACAAATTCCATGTATGGTCGTAGGCTTTGTACTTCTCCTGTTTGGGATTGGCGGTATCCAACGACACCACTTGGGAATAGTCCCGGGTATAGCCTGTGAAAAAGCTGTCGTCGTCCTCCCGCCAGATACGCAACGTCAAGCTCTGGGTTACGCCTTTCTCAATGGGGGTTCTTACACCTGAACCCGAATCCTGCTTTTCAGCAATGATGAATCCCGCTCCTTCCAACTCCTGGCGTACGGTCTTGCCGTCGAGACGCCGGATAAAATCATCAATTTGCGTATTGGTCAAAGCACCGTACCATTCGCTCCGCTCCCAGTTGAGTGCAATGCATACCAATTCCTTTTCCACCCATTTCCCCGGAATATGGAAGTAAATGTATTTATCATCTTTGATTGTGGGATAATCGCTGTTATTATCCATATACTGTCCTAGTTTTTCCAAAGCTCCCATGATATCGCTGCAGTCCCGGTCGGGGTACATCGACTTAACTACCGACAGTGTAGTGATGAGTGCTGTCTGCATTACACCATTGATATAAGACCGGTATTTCTCTTTGGGGATACAGCTTTGGGTGGAAAAATTATACTGATAATCTTTCGTCAGGTCATAGGCTCCCAACAGATCCTGTGCCACAATGTCATTACTCAGATTTTTGAAAATGACGTCGATGCTCTCCTTACTGTATTCATTCTTGCTGACTTGGATGGTAGCTTCGGCGATCCTCTCCATGAGTTGGTCATAGGTGCTCTCGTATCCTGTCCACCGTTTGATGGTATTGGCATCGGTGGTATTAACCGTCTTGGTATCTTGGTAGGCATTGTAAAACTCCTCGGGAATTTCGTACTGCTCACCGTTGATGGTCAAAGTATAAGCGTCCCTCATTTGTCCGTCCATGCCCAGAACTCTGGTTTGTTGGGCCGTCTTTAACACACTGTTGAGCGATGAGTTGATCGACCGGTAAAACGATTCTGTTGTTTCATAGAGACTGTTGAGACGAGAATTAAAGCTATCTACTTTATTGGCGGCATTGATATAGTCCATCTTGCCGTTTAAAGCGCTGATCTTATTGGAGATCTCATCCACCTTCTGGTTGAGTTCGGTTACCAGGTTCAGGATTCTCAATTCATTTGCCCCGGGAGATTCCACAATCCCCATCCATTGGCCAATGGTACTCCCGATATCTTTAAGGCTGGAGATGCCTCCCCATATGGTAATGCCGTTGGCCAATGAGCTGCCTACTGTACCAGTGAGGAAATCCCCGATGGAAGTGATGACACTGCTTCCAGTTGTTTTGCCTAAAGTCTCTTGGGAGAAACCTCGTTCTATGGTAATCTCCTCGGAAGGAGTTCCCCACAGGTTCTCCATACATCCGGCGGCAAAGGTAACGGTCCCTGTCAGATCCAAACCCTCTAGATCTCCTGACGCCGGTAGGGTTACTAACATTTGGTCGTACATCTGATCGCCGTCGGTGGCAAAAGAGATCTGGGCTCCGGTTAAATCTCCACCTACAGTGACGGCGTCTGCAAGGGTCCCTGTAAAACTGCCGTTTTGCACCCTAATGTCCAGGGTCAAAATTATTTTCCCGTCCTGCTCTTCCACATAGTCAAACACCACTTTGGGCTGGGCTTGCGAGGCATACACCACTGCGGTTATCTCTTCTCCGCAAGAAACTGCTTCGGCTTCCAATGTAATCTCTCCACCGTCCAGCAGGGAAGCTGCTTCGTCAATATCAGCTGCTGGTACATCCAAGGTGAGCACGCCTTGAGTATCGCTCGTTTTTTCAAACGCTTTTACCGTTATTCCTTCCTGTCCAGCAAAGGCAAAACTGTCTTCCCTTATTTCACTGTTGAATGTGGCATCTAGTAAATGGATCGGTAAAACGGCAAAACCATTTTCATATGTAAGGCCTGAGATATCGCACATCAGGCTGGGAGTTTTGACGGGAATGTCGCATAGGACGTCGTTAATCCCATCTTTCACCGCCTCTTTGGCCACACGAATGCTTCCAGACGAATAATTTCCTTGGGAATTGATCGTTCCAGACAAAGAGATCTCCAAACTGCCTCCTTTGTCCTGTATCCCTACGACCGTCATCCCCTCAAAGGCTTCCCCTAAGGTAATATCGTCGACTGTGACGCTATCCTGAAAAAAGCCGTTTTCTAAGGTGAGAGTCGTGTTAAAATTCCGGCTGCTGGATAACACTTCCTCTACATCAGACTGGGCTATTACGCTGGGATACTGTATTTCTCCATAGGCTGCCATGGGTTTGCCATTTTCTACCCGTTTCTTATCCACTAGGATGGTATATCCATCCGGCACGGCTTCCTTTGCAGTGGAATCGGTAAAGGAGATCTCCAGCGTCTTGGAATCGGACTGGGTTATCTGATCCACTTGGGCCGTTACAGTAGACCGGTATTTTTCAGGGATTTCTACCATCTCTTCTCCGTTTTCATCCGTGACGGTTGGTAGAGAATCCATCTCCTCATAAAGCCGCTCGTCAATCTTCTGATATTGAACGGTGACATCTTTGACTTCTATGCCGTCCAAAAACTGGGTACCCTCCAATGTGACAGTGGTTGTAAACTGTCCTTCGCTGTTGTATACAATGGGGGAACTCACCGATCCTTCTGTATAGTCCTCTTCAGAAATGGATTCTTTTTTACATCCGGCGATGACTCCTGTCAACAAACATAGACATAACCCTAAACTTATAAACCGCATCACAATTCTTTTTTTCTTCATTTTAACTGTCTCCTTTTTGTCCTACGTCAATCCGCCTCTCTGATTGCCGCCTTGGTGAGAGGAAGGCAGTGAAATCCGCTGATTCCTTCTTTTTCTGCTCTCTTTTGGTACTGTGTGGAATTGTCTAAAAGATACACCTTTATATCAGGATGCACTCGGCGGAGTAGCCTCGCAATGTCAAACCCTGTTAAATGGGGAAGTATCACCGCTGAATACACCACGTCTATTTGATGATTAAAGCCATATTGTACCGCTTCCATTCCATCGTCAAAGGGGTGAATCTGTGCCTTCGGATAGGCCGATCCGATGATAGATGCTATAGCTGCCAATTCTGTTTGGCTGCTTTCTACTACTAAAATCGTCATACGAAAGTGTCCTCCTCCCCCGCTTTCTACTTTTATGATAATTCCTCTACCGAAGCAAAACCGCAACAAAAAAGGCTGATTTTTAAAAATCAGCCTTTTTACATTATTATCCTTATGATAAGTTCATCGTCTTAAAGCTCTGGTTCA
This genomic window contains:
- a CDS encoding clostripain-related cysteine peptidase gives rise to the protein MIKRFLALGIAIALVGVVLGGCIRQKQEEAQLVNAVPMGDKGTYSLFLYLCGSDLETKQGAAGKNLDEILKADLPENVQVVVQTGGAEKWRSHDIPSDCLNRYLVEDGRLTLLETLPQASMGDGGTLRDFLQYGVEHYPAEKMCVILWDHGSGSIDGVANDQNFDFDSLTLAEIELALEDVSQTMTDKFEFFGLDACLMANYETAHMLSPYARFMVASEEIEPSGGWDYDVLLAAMADQSSSGREIGKAICDGYYEKCREKGQEDTATLSVIDLESMDELQTAFDEMAGEMYQDSIEPMGIQAIARSAYNAQKFGGTSGGEGYSNLIDLGHFADNAGNLSTAQSVLEALDKAVVYQVTGAQKDRSQGLSFYYPSYPDEDQRKRYCEEVCPSEDYRRYLEQAYTDIPEDPIQFTDRGSIREDGSFQIQLASSSQNYILSVSYGLMEYEVEQKDGSTMLTATLLGEDNDMVGEKNLTIHSNFRGVWVTLNGCKLYATMVEDNEEYTIFTAPIVLNGKPTNLRFAFLWDQTTEEGGTYKILGAWNGIDPVTGMSDKGITELRPTDDIQTLTYRQTVEVTEDGDVFYSEEERCLQQVPGGEYTITEEPLEKQDYAYQMVVTDIFGGRHTSYLAKMHMIKTPQELEQNPVEEGQYAAEAESVMETTDTLLE
- a CDS encoding response regulator transcription factor — protein: MTILVVESSQTELAAIASIIGSAYPKAQIHPFDDGMEAVQYGFNHQIDVVYSAVILPHLTGFDIARLLRRVHPDIKVYLLDNSTQYQKRAEKEGISGFHCLPLTKAAIREAD